CTGTCGTTTGGGTTTGCGGCCATAGTCATTGGATGGAACTTTCTCCGGTACGGTTTGTTGCTGTCGCCCGTGCCCGTTGCCAAAGACCAGGTGATTCAAAGCATGAAGGACGGCGTTATTGTCTTCGATCGCGGTCACCGGATTCTCGATCTGAACGACGCTGCCCGGACCATGCTGGGCAAGGAGGTGCCTGAGATTCTCGGGAGGCCTGTTACCGATTTTCTGGTGTTCTCGCAGGCGCTGTTCGATGCCTCGATGCACCCCGGCAGATACGTCGAAACCACCGTACAGATCGACGGCGGCAGTACCCGGTATCTCGAGGCGGGTCTCTCGCCCATACGGTCGCGCTGGGTTACACCCGTGGGCAGCGTCATGATTCTGCGGGACGTCACGGACCGCAAACTCGCCGAATTGGAGCAGCGCCGTCTCTTCACCGCCATCGAGTATGCGGCGGAAGATATCGTGATCACGGACCCGAAGGGCGTCATTGTGTACGTCAACCCCGCCTTTGAGCGTATTACCGGATATTCGCGGGCCGAAGCGCTGGGCCAGACCCCCCGTATCGTCAAGAGCGGCGTTCATGACCCTGCCTTCTACGAAGACATCTGGGCGACGGTGACCAAAGGCAAGATCTGGCATGGCACCATCACCAACCGTAGGAAGGACGGGGTCCACATTCAGGAAGACGCGACGATCTCGCCCATCTTCGATTACGGCGGCAACATCATGGGATTCGTCTCGGTAAAGCGCGATGTCACCCGGCAGCTCGAGCTGGAGACGCAGGTCCGCCAGGCCCAGAAACTCGAGAGCCTGGTTACTGTAGCCGGGGGCATCGCCCACGATTTCAACAACATCCTCGCCATCATCGCAGGCAATGCCGAACTGGCCATGAGACAACTCCCGCAAGCCTCGGGCGTGCGCCCCTACCTCAAAGAGGTCGCTCAGGCCGCGCATAGGGCCGCCGAACTCTCGCGGCAGATGCTGGCGTATTCTGGAAGGGGCAAGGCCGTCCTCGAGGCGATCGACCTCAACACCCTGGTTATGCAGATGGCGCAATTGCTCGAGGCGTCCCTTCCCGAGAATTGCAGCCTTCGCCTCGCCCTTGCCGAGCGTGCGGCGTCCATCGAGGGCGACCCCTCGCAGATCAGCCAGCTGCTCATGAACCTCGCGAGCAACGCCGCCGAAGCTATCGGGCCGGAGGGCGGGCTTGTCACGGTGTCCACCGGCGTAATGTTCTGCACTCGGGCCTATCTCGCCTCGACCTGGCTCCACGAAAACCAGCCCGAGGGCATGTACGCCTACCTCGAAGTCGGCGATACCGGCGCGGGCATGGACGAAGCCGCCGTGTCCCGTATTTTCGACCCATTCTACACCACCAAATTCACTGGCCGCGGTCTCGGTCTCGCCGCCGTCCTGGGTATCGTGCGCGGGCACTACGGAGCCATCAAGGTCGATAGCATCCTCGGCAGCGGCTCGACCTTCCGCGCCCTGTTCCCCGCCAAAGACTCCTCCGCGGAACTCCCGAAGGCCGCTCACACCGCGGAGACCCTTGATTCATAGGTTCGGGTGTCGGTATTCTTGAATAGCATTGCAGGAGATATGTAGTCAATTGCAGGGGGCACACCATGAGCGCGAAACCCATCAAGTTCGATCAGATCCGGGACGCATTCGACTTCGTCAGTTCGGGGCCGCCGTCGGAGAACGTGGCCTTTCTGGATCCGGAGACCGGGGAAATGCATTTTTGGAGCGCATATTTCGAGGCGTCCGAATCGGGCGAGGAAGAGGAAGATATAGAGGCCATTGAGGCTAAATGCGTGGCCATCCCGCACAAGAGCGAGCTCGACCTCGGACCAGCACTGGCGGTGCGGTTTGCCGACCAGCACATGCCAGAGTCCTCCGGCAAAGTCCGCGAGATCTTCAGCCGTTCCGGAGCCTATGCGCGGTTCAAAGATCTTCTCCAGCACCACGACATGCTCCAGCAGTGGTATGACTACGAGAACGCTGCCATGCATAGCGCCGTGCGCGAGTGGTGCGAGGATCACGATATCCCGCTCGCCGGCTAGCCGAGTGCCGACTCTTGGGGACACAACAGAGTTGCGCCGACTCAAGACCGGGCGCCGCTGGTTGACGCCGGGAACACCCTTGATCCGGAAGGGACGGGTAAGAAGACCCCGCCCTCGGTTAACGGATTGAGCCAGTGTCATTCCCGGCACAATGCTCAATCACACGCCGCACATGATGGGATAAAGATGGCAAACAAGGCGCGCCGGGGGCATAATTGAGTATTGTGTCCCCAAGATTAAGGAGCGATGAGATGTTGCGATGTGCGTGTG
This genomic interval from Candidatus Hydrogenedentota bacterium contains the following:
- a CDS encoding histidine kinase N-terminal 7TM domain-containing protein, translated to MPVWQLHPFAAPLLATAAIAVVFVAVLWRRRSEQGALTLLVLIAGAGIWTFAETAELGCQTFEGRMFWTHVRYVGIVTVPFAWFIFAFQFTWGRHRSVPWFLKALAVLPIMNLAVVWTNGRHGLVWRKLWLDTSGPVTTLATVRGPLYWVAVSCGYTFVLVGTAFLVLAALRSHRTYRRQAFFLLVGALAPLSANLVFQLRLSPLPYMDLTPLSFGFAAIVIGWNFLRYGLLLSPVPVAKDQVIQSMKDGVIVFDRGHRILDLNDAARTMLGKEVPEILGRPVTDFLVFSQALFDASMHPGRYVETTVQIDGGSTRYLEAGLSPIRSRWVTPVGSVMILRDVTDRKLAELEQRRLFTAIEYAAEDIVITDPKGVIVYVNPAFERITGYSRAEALGQTPRIVKSGVHDPAFYEDIWATVTKGKIWHGTITNRRKDGVHIQEDATISPIFDYGGNIMGFVSVKRDVTRQLELETQVRQAQKLESLVTVAGGIAHDFNNILAIIAGNAELAMRQLPQASGVRPYLKEVAQAAHRAAELSRQMLAYSGRGKAVLEAIDLNTLVMQMAQLLEASLPENCSLRLALAERAASIEGDPSQISQLLMNLASNAAEAIGPEGGLVTVSTGVMFCTRAYLASTWLHENQPEGMYAYLEVGDTGAGMDEAAVSRIFDPFYTTKFTGRGLGLAAVLGIVRGHYGAIKVDSILGSGSTFRALFPAKDSSAELPKAAHTAETLDS